One part of the Pecten maximus chromosome 9, xPecMax1.1, whole genome shotgun sequence genome encodes these proteins:
- the LOC117334551 gene encoding very long-chain acyl-CoA synthetase-like, with amino-acid sequence MPTPKEIAFGALAGTATTGLLAWRTLFPYLADDIATIRRVRRIPKLVVERVLSGKFLVDIFEDHVARDPKKTFIIHEDKMYSYEFVNDMANRVANLALTWNLAPNATVATMIYNEAAFVWTLLGLLKVGLSDAFINYHLTAKPLLHSLNVSDAKVIIIGAGDELLESFMEIREGLPAVPVYVQGKAQGSLPPDILSFDDAILRTLPVNVCKSARSHVNLTSPMCFIYTSGTTGLPKPAIINHAKSIGTSVTYALFDFSPSDVMYVVTPLYHSAATLLCLFNVFNTGATMVLRKKFSASNFFEDCRRYDVTIIQYIGELCRYLLALPEAPLDSVHKIRVAFGNGLRQDIWTEFQKRFNIPWIMEFFGATEGTGALLNITNKVGACGRLSPFMRWANKDQFKGTHIIRYDPIEDNPIRDKAGHCIEIQPGEQGLLVTPIPETYTGFYKGDEKLSEKKILRNVFEDGDKYFNFGDLLYMDKDYYIYFRDRVGDTFRWKGENVSTREVCDVISTLDFVQDVNVYGVQIPGTEGRAGMAAISVKDNKDVTPAMLQSLYRVCQKDLPSYARPIFIRFQKTFIVTQTMKHRKLELVEEGFDVDMIKDPMYYIDNDKKTYSRLTQSSKERILHSRL; translated from the exons ACAATCAGAAGAGTAAGACGAATACCCAAACTTGTAGTGGAGAGAGTATTGTCAGGAAAATTTCTAGTGGATATATTTGAAGACCACGTGGCCAGGGACCCAAAGAAAACCTTCATTATCCACGAGGACAAAATGTACAGCTACGAGTTCGTGAACGACATGGCTAACAGGGTGGCAAACCTGGCCTTGACCTGGAACCTCGCTCCCAATGCCACTGTAGCCACTATGATCTATAATGAAGCAGCTTTCGTATGGACCTTATTAG GCTTGCTGAAAGTCGGGCTGTCCGACGCATTCATCAACTATCATCTGACAGCGAAACCACTGTTGCACTCTCTTAATGTTAGTGACGCCAAAGTCATCATCATCGGGGCCG GTGATGAGTTGTTGGAGTCGTTTATGGAGATCAGAGAGGGGCTGCCAGCCGTACCTGTATACGTTCAGGGAAAGGCCCAGGGAAGTCTACCCCCAGACATACTTTCATTTGACGACGCCATCTTACGCACACTGCCAGTTAACGTCTGTAAATCCGCCAGATCACACGTGAATTTGACATCACCGATGtgctttatatatacatctggAACAACAG GACTTCCAAAACCAGCGATCATCAATCATGCCAAATCCATTGGGACGTCAGTGACCTACGCTCTGTTTGATTTCAGCCCCAGTGACGTAATGTATGTCGTCACACCTCTGTACCACAGCGCCGCCACGTTACTCTGCCTCTTCAACGTGTTTAACACAG GAGCTACAATGGTGTTGCGTAAAAAGTTTTCTGCCAGCAACTTCTTTGAGGACTGTCGCCGGTACGACGTGACCATCATACAATACATTGGAGAGCTCTGCCGGTATCTTCTGGCGCTTCCGGAG GCTCCTCTCGACTCCGTCCATAAGATCCGAGTTGCCTTCGGAAATGGTCTCAGACAGGACATCTGGACAGAGTTTCAGAAACGCTTCAACATTCCTTGGATCATGGAATTTTTTGGTGCTACGGAAGGAACTGGGGCTTTACTGAATATTACCAACAAGGTCGGGGCCTGTGGACGACTGTCACCCTTCATG CGATGGGCAAATAAAGACCAGTTCAAAGGCACCCATATCATACGGTATGACCCAATTGAGGACAACCCGATCCGGGACAAAGCAGGCCACTGCATCGAAATCCAACCAG gTGAGCAGGGCCTGCTCGTAACCCCAATACCAGAAACATACACTGGGTTCTATAAGGGTGACGAAAAACTTAGCGAGAAGAAAATTCTAAGAAATGTGTTCGAAGACGGTGACAAATACTTCAACTTTGGAGATCTTCTTTACATGGACAAGGACTACTATATCTACTTCAGGGACCGTGTCGGGGACACTTTCAG GTGGAAAGGCGAAAATGTATCGACCCGAGAGGTTTGCGACGTCATTAGCACTCTCGACTTCGTTCAAGACGTCAACGTGTACGGGGTACAAATACCAG GTACGGAAGGAAGAGCTGGGATGGCTGCTATATCTGTGAAAGACAATAAAGACGTTACTCCCGCTATGCTGCAGTCATTGTACAGGGTATGCCAGAAAGACTTACCTAGTTACGCCCGGCCAATATTCATACGATTCCAGAAGACCTTTATCGTGACGCAGACGATGAAACACCGGAAACTCGAGCTGGTAGAAGAAGGGTTTGATGTTGACATGATCAAGGATCCAATGTATTACATAGACAATGATAAGAAGACGTATTCCCGTCTAACTCAATCTTCAAAGGAAAGAATACTTCATTCCAGActataa